One window of the Rufibacter radiotolerans genome contains the following:
- the namA gene encoding NADPH dehydrogenase NamA, with protein MSTLFRPLQLKSIEFRNRIVVSPMCQYSSKDGFANDWHLVHLGSRAVGGAGLILVEATGVSPEGRITPHDLGIWKDEHIPELRRIVSFMEAHGTVPGIQLAHAGRKASHHAPWEGGKALSDQEGAWPTVAPSALAFHEAEPTPVALDQEGIQKVISDFKAAAVRALSAGFKVVEIHAAHGYLLHSFYSPLSNQRQDAYGGSFDNRIRLLLEVTAAVQEVWPQNYPLFVRISASDWTEGGWTAEDSVSLAKVLMGKGVDLIDCSSGGNVPRAKIPVGPGYQVQFAQKVKAEAGILTGAVGMITTPQEAEDIIANGQADMVFLAREFLRDPYFPLRAAKKLGAEIEWPVQYQRAQD; from the coding sequence ATGAGCACGCTCTTCCGCCCGCTACAACTCAAAAGCATTGAATTCAGGAACCGCATTGTGGTTTCGCCCATGTGCCAATACTCATCAAAAGACGGTTTTGCCAATGACTGGCACCTGGTACACCTGGGCAGCCGAGCCGTGGGCGGGGCGGGGCTTATTCTTGTAGAGGCCACAGGGGTGTCACCGGAAGGCAGGATCACGCCGCATGACCTGGGCATCTGGAAAGACGAGCATATCCCAGAACTTCGGCGCATTGTCTCTTTTATGGAAGCACACGGCACCGTGCCGGGCATTCAGTTGGCGCATGCCGGCCGTAAGGCCAGCCACCACGCCCCCTGGGAAGGCGGCAAAGCGCTTTCAGACCAAGAAGGTGCCTGGCCCACGGTAGCGCCCAGCGCCCTGGCCTTCCATGAGGCCGAACCTACCCCGGTGGCCCTGGACCAGGAGGGCATCCAGAAGGTGATCTCTGATTTCAAGGCCGCCGCCGTGCGAGCCCTGTCAGCGGGTTTTAAAGTAGTAGAGATTCATGCCGCCCATGGCTACCTGCTCCATTCCTTCTACTCGCCGCTCAGCAACCAGCGTCAGGATGCCTACGGCGGCTCCTTTGACAACCGCATCAGGCTGCTCCTGGAGGTCACCGCTGCTGTGCAGGAAGTCTGGCCCCAGAACTACCCGCTGTTCGTGCGCATCTCGGCCTCAGACTGGACCGAAGGCGGCTGGACCGCCGAGGACTCTGTGTCCCTGGCCAAGGTCTTAATGGGAAAAGGCGTGGATTTGATAGACTGCTCCAGCGGCGGCAACGTTCCCCGGGCCAAGATTCCGGTGGGGCCCGGCTACCAGGTGCAATTCGCCCAGAAAGTGAAGGCTGAGGCGGGTATTCTAACCGGCGCCGTGGGCATGATCACCACCCCCCAAGAGGCAGAGGACATTATTGCCAACGGCCAAGCCGATATGGTCTTCCTGGCCCGTGAATTCCTGCGTGACCCTTACTTCCCGCTGCGAGCCGCCAAAAAACTGGGAGCCGAGATTGAGTGGCCGGTGCAGTACCAGCGCGCGCAGGATTAA